The DNA region CTTATCTTTGgcctttttttataaaaaaaaaatcggttgtatttgaatatatatatatatatatatatatatatataaaataagttatcGATGTCGTAAATTCTTGAGAAACACGATTAACTTTCCGACAGACTttagtgatttttttaaacaaatcttaaaaaacgtcataataatattattatgaatgatacgcatcggacgACTATTATCATTAAATGTTAAACGATTTCTCTTCAACCAGATAATCCACcataaaataattgggatggtaactTAAATATATAGACATACCATATCAaccgcatcaatccaaatttctcaACAACTACCCAAAGACTCAGACATCATTTAATGAATCTTAGTAATACTCCATAAAAGACTTAAAATACTAGTCACCCATCGACAATGCAAGAATAAATGAGTGATTGATTTAACCTCTTTGTGACAATACGACTAgccataatataatatttttcatgcATATATCATCGGTTAGAATTCCACTATGAATTACTATTAATCCAAAAAACGAGATATGTATCTTTGACTCCAAAATTTTTTCCAAcatagtttttgaaaataacttaATACAATTTGAAAACTTTAAAATGTGTAATAGAtgaatataattgaaaatttttaaaaaaaataggaaattattattttgtttttataaatgtggtaaataatttacaaagaaaaaaaaaacgagACATTCATTAATTTGTGAAAATgtttaaatgactaaaattttgataattggTACCTTATATGACACCATTCAAAGTTTGAgcctaatttaataaaaatgaccCAAATTTGATCCATAAGGATTGAGGTATATAACAATTTGAGTTAAGTTCCAACATAGGTTTTATTAACAAACTTAATGtgataataatatgtttatataagtAGTTAGCTCTCCAAAATCTCCATGAACATGGAAGAGTTGAATTGAAACGTTGTTTCTTTTCACAACCTTTCCCAGTCATTCATCAAACTGTAGAGAAATGGATTCAATACATGGAATTGAAGTACATGCATTAGACAACACCGCAGATATAGATTTCAGATTCCAAAACCAAAATAATGAGCTTCTTTATGTACTTCATTTCCATTGCACCAAATATTAAGATgaattatttggtttatttgtgttaaaaaataatattttaaatgttataaaagatgaatttaaataatttgtttttttattaatatcttgaatgatttgggttatttaggtttaatttttcaaataattgatGGTTTAATCATTTATCcctaatttgtttaaaaaaactttaacctttattaattatttaataaaacataaaaaaagaaTCAATTAGTTATGTTCTCTTCGAACCTTGAAGTGTTATTTCAAccaaataccaaaataatattaacaaataatgagttaattaatttGAGGCAACAATCTTGAATACCTCTTAAACATGCTCCTATGATTAATATTATAAGTGAACTACAAATCTCTTGTAATAGTCTAATTACTTAAGTCACAAAGTTCACTTAGGATATGATATTGTATGGTAAGTGGAATGATTTTGTATTTGTTAATATAAGGGTGATTTAAAATTGTGTCTCGCTTATTGGGTTGTTTGATTGTATTTTGAATGAGTAAAAGATAACAAATAAATGTAGGTGTAGAAAACTTATTTTGTGCTACGAAAAAGTAAGAGAAGAATTTGTGgaacaaacttttatatatgAGGTGAACAAAAGATACCAAAACACGATGACGACGTTGATATATAATTCTGATGTGTATGATACAtctttataaaatgttttaacatTTTTTGGTTGTGAAAAcgacataatgtcattaaataaaaagaccagAGCAGAAAATGATAAACGATTACCAGAGTTCGTGATTTAGGTAGAACAAGACTTTACAAAAAAGattaaaacataacaaataacagaaatgtaaattgaatttgtatttttaGGTGAAAGAGGACAAATAAATGTAAGCATGTCTAAGCATAGTTTGTGTTGTTGAAAAATAAGAGAAGAATTAGTGAAACAAGCTTTTGTGAGCTGATCAAAAGGCACGTTATTATGTGAAAATGATGATGTTTGTTATTATCATTTCTATGATCAATTTAAAGGTTTTAACATTTCTTAtgtaaattgaatttatatttttacagtAAAGTCCATTCTAAGAATACCAATTCGATGCACTACTTGATAGCTTTTATTTTCACCAAGTATTGATCTTTATTAGTAGGTTatacatttgaaaaaaatgttgaaaaattAGCTGTGACTGGTGAATTCAGTTTTACTTAATTCTACATTTATATTAGACTATTTTAAgttctaaatattaattttaacttttattatcaaataaatattaaaaatatatgttattattgatTAGAATTGTTCTTTATCAATAACCAGTCACTTAATAATGCAATACTTAAATTGTGCacccatatatattatataacttttattaatttcgGTTAGGATTGAAACTAATCTATAATAGATGATAATACATTTTTCAATTCTAACATgtattatatagattttttctaactttttatttacgttgtgtttcatttttatttacgaTTAATCTTCACGGGTCAAAcacatttaactaatttaaccAAAACGAGCGAAACTTACATCTTGACAAACTCGGACATATGTTGAAgacacgtttgaatttgtgtttagattgttatttgtttgattgtttttgtCTTAAGacttgtttattttttgttttattagaacaaaagtttgtttatctttgattttaattaataacaattagtcatttaaaaataaaaagtagataaaaaacaaaaacaaaaatcagcCCAATTTTAAAGCCAATGTAGAACTCATTTAattgattgtattttttttccgtGTGAAATCTTTCCgacaacaaataaaaataaaataaccactagtaattaattaagaaaaaaacatgataaaagatttgcatgttaaaataaaaacaaaaaagtgaCACACACTGACATTATCAGTCCCCTTTCCCTAGTAGAAACAATCGCTTTCGTTTGCGCGAGTTAAGGTATCCCACGAGAAACAACCTAGCCAGCCTTTGACCCCCGGTGGTGGTGTATGAATGGTAGATCAACAACGTGCACGAAAATTAGAGTGCACCCCACCGCAGTTGATACAAACTTCTTTAACCTTATAGCTTGCTACCTTGATTTCTGGTACCCTCATGTCCATACCACATGGGCTGTTCCCAAACCTTCTtaccctttttttttctttttttcttttctatttcaCTTTCCACCCAAAAACCCACATAATGTAAACATAATGTAAACATaatttggatttatttatttaaataacccataaATAGAATAATTTAAGCATTTACACTACTAAATCTGTAAATTAGTAATATGTGTTGTGAAGCCGAAGCCACCATAATAAATAAAGCATTATTATTAGTTCATGTCCAGCTGTATCATTCATTCATACAATATATACGAAATTACATTAGCTCATTGCTCGAGAAAGTACTATTGAccaattctctctctatcttctCTCTATAGATCTATAGAAACAAATAGAATGCAGGTAGTTCCGACCGCCGGCGCCGGGCCGACAGTGGCCATGGTAGTAGTGTTGGTATTAATCTTACTATCTAGCTCGAGCAGCGAAGCAAACAATGTGACGAAAATACTCGACAAATTCCCTCAATTCTCCACCTTCAATCACTACCTGACCGTCACTCACCTCGCCGATGATATCAACGACCGACAGACAATCACGGTCTGCGCCGTCGACAACGCCGCCATGTCAGATCTTCTAGCCAAACACCTCTCAATCGATTCTATCAAAAACGTTCTCTCTTTTCACGTCATCCTAGATTACTTCGGCGCAGAAAAGCTCCATAAAATCACAAACAGCACTGTCCTCTCCGCCACCATGTTTCAAGCCACCGGTTCTGCTTCTGGCTCGTCCGGATTCGTCAACATAACCGATCTCAAGGGAGGAAAGGTCGCATTTTCCCCTGAGGGTAATGATATATCCGCGTTCTACGTCAAGATTTTACAGGAGATTCCATATAATATTTCCGTTATTCAGATCAGTAATATCCTGACTTCCCCTGAAGCCGAAGCGCCTACCCCGGCTCCAACCCAGATCAATCTCACTTCGGTTATGTCGGCTCACGGTTGCAAGGCCTTCGCCGACGCACTTATCGCCGAACCCGATGCCGAGAAGATGTTCGCCGACAATATCGAAGGCGGTTTGACGGTTTTCTGTCCAGCCGACGATGCTTTCAAGAATTTCTTACCCAAATACCATAATTTATCTGAAGATCACAAACAGTCATTGCTTGAATTCCACGGCGTTCCTGTTTTTCTCACGATGCCTAACATAAAATCCGACAACGGACTCATGAACACGCTTGCCACGGATGGAGCAAACAAATTTGATTTCGAGGTGCAGAATGTCGGTCAGGACGTGACGTTGAAGACGAAGGTTGTGACCGCGAAGATAACCGGAACTTTGGTTCAGAAAAGGCCGCTGGCGATTTACACCATCAACAAAGTTCTGCAACCGATGGAGCTCTTTAATGTTACTTTGTCTCCGGCGCCGGCGCCGGAACCCGTGGCGGAGGCGCCGAAGAAAGCAAAGAAGGGGAAAAATAAGTCACCGCCGGCGACGGATTCACCTGCCGCTTCCCCAGATGAAGATCCGGCCGATCAGACGGCGGATAAGAACGTTGCTGCTGTTCGATCATTTGGCGGTGTAAGATTTATTGCAGGGATTTTGGGTCTGTGGTTGGccaatttatcattatatatataatttatgaattttgtttttttcatttattatttcagtCTTTTTATTTGTAAGCTTAAAAAAACAACACTCTTTATAGCTTGTGCTACcatatttcttattttgttttgcttggTGTGCTTTTCTTATTTCTTTGTCCAAATTTTAtctatatgttttttttaaattggttgTAACTTtgatacatataatataattattagacTGGTTGACTTTACCAATATTATTGGGAAGTGTATTcgctattaatttattaaaatatgtaataaattagggcttgtttgatcttggatatttaaactataaataataatatttatcacctcatatatattctttcaattattaaacccttttctttttttctttttaaactttcaaaataaatacaaatatgattaattaCTAGCATATCTCGttcatttgcacgagtaataatataaaaaatcgtgaaaaaaatattacgctaaaaatgtgatagcatttttaatttaatttttaatcgttttaagtttatgggcgggtcaacccacaatccgacccaagtatcaatttactctcacatatatattcaaattaatcacaactctcgacccggcaatcattatatatatatatataagttaccTTCGTATctaatttttgatttatttgttgcatttaaatttattaatttaaaatagtttgaaatttaattaattttgaattggaTTTATACTCGTTACtaacaaattatttgttttaatccCATGTGccaatataaaactatttttcaaaaaattaatttgttgactcaaaattatttaaaacccTAAATTAGAGTATTAAATAAGTCTCTACACAATTATCaaacttaaaaacaatttatatatcacgaagataaaaaaaaatcattacctTAACCCCATTAAATACAACACTCTTCTTCTAAGGTTAATTTTATAGTATTAAGTTTACTATCAAAAcaaggataaaaaattacaagacAAGACTTCTAACACTGTACCAAACACCAACCAATATGTTTATCTATAAGTCGTCGTCTACTGAGAATTTTCATTGCCCACAAAAGATTGTTGTGTTATGTTGTCTCCCTAAACGCTACAACAAACGGGTTGTGTGCTAGCTTTGGTGAATTATTCAAACTAATATTAAACCGTGCTAGCTTTGGTGAATCATTCAAACTAATATTAAACCGTTAGGCTCTGAAAAAATTTGttacaccattttgataaagaattttggttaaataaaattaaatatctaattatCTTGAATCTCTTCAATTGAATCCAAATAACTCATTAAggactaaaaattatatatatatatatgaacatgaatattattaatttatctgtACATCCACTACTACA from Impatiens glandulifera chromosome 5, dImpGla2.1, whole genome shotgun sequence includes:
- the LOC124938836 gene encoding fasciclin-like arabinogalactan protein 1, which gives rise to MQVVPTAGAGPTVAMVVVLVLILLSSSSSEANNVTKILDKFPQFSTFNHYLTVTHLADDINDRQTITVCAVDNAAMSDLLAKHLSIDSIKNVLSFHVILDYFGAEKLHKITNSTVLSATMFQATGSASGSSGFVNITDLKGGKVAFSPEGNDISAFYVKILQEIPYNISVIQISNILTSPEAEAPTPAPTQINLTSVMSAHGCKAFADALIAEPDAEKMFADNIEGGLTVFCPADDAFKNFLPKYHNLSEDHKQSLLEFHGVPVFLTMPNIKSDNGLMNTLATDGANKFDFEVQNVGQDVTLKTKVVTAKITGTLVQKRPLAIYTINKVLQPMELFNVTLSPAPAPEPVAEAPKKAKKGKNKSPPATDSPAASPDEDPADQTADKNVAAVRSFGGVRFIAGILGLWLANLSLYI